One stretch of Gaiella occulta DNA includes these proteins:
- the rpsA gene encoding 30S ribosomal protein S1 has protein sequence MANDTIESPMSSIETPVLEDGVWITGPDGELIPDYDATFPTINEGEVVHGTVVRVDKDEVLVDIGYKSEGVIPVSELSIRRSVNPLDEVSVGEEIDALVMTKEDAEGRLILSKKRARFELAWKAIETAAESGEAVTGKVIEVVKGGLILDLGVRGFLPASLVDIRRVQDLDEFLGKELRCKVIELNRSRNNVVLSRRAVLEDERKEMRQAILDRLNPGDVVDGQISNIVDFGAFVDLDGMDGLIHISELSWSHVNHPSEILEIGQTVKVKVLDIDRERQRISLGLKQTQSDPWQQVLEHYSENDVVEGRVTKVVTFGAFVEILPGVEGLVHISELAQHHVENPREVVSQGDPVNVLILEIDGDRRRLSLSLKRVEEGAEPLPRADGGESVHLTPNLRLSEEAFPTSGAVTGDDAVALAGAGEAEIAEGAVAVVSDAPAAADEAGAAEGDAAAIEAPATTAAAADEPVADEPVADPDTADEPA, from the coding sequence ATGGCCAACGACACTATCGAGAGCCCCATGTCCTCCATCGAGACACCCGTCCTCGAAGACGGCGTCTGGATCACCGGCCCCGACGGGGAGCTGATCCCGGACTACGACGCGACCTTCCCCACGATCAACGAGGGCGAGGTGGTACACGGGACCGTCGTGCGCGTCGACAAGGACGAGGTGCTCGTCGACATCGGCTACAAGTCGGAGGGCGTGATCCCGGTCTCCGAGCTCTCGATCCGCCGCTCCGTCAACCCGCTCGACGAGGTGTCGGTGGGCGAGGAGATCGACGCGCTCGTGATGACGAAGGAGGATGCCGAGGGGCGTCTCATCCTGTCGAAGAAGCGCGCCCGCTTCGAGCTCGCCTGGAAGGCGATCGAGACGGCGGCCGAGAGCGGCGAGGCGGTCACGGGCAAGGTGATCGAGGTCGTCAAGGGCGGCCTCATCCTCGATCTCGGCGTCCGCGGCTTCCTGCCGGCCTCGCTCGTGGACATCCGCCGCGTCCAGGACCTGGACGAGTTCCTCGGCAAGGAGCTCCGCTGCAAGGTGATCGAGCTCAACCGCTCGCGCAACAACGTCGTGCTCTCGCGTCGCGCCGTCCTCGAGGACGAGCGCAAGGAGATGCGCCAGGCGATCCTCGACCGGCTCAACCCCGGCGACGTGGTCGACGGCCAGATCTCCAACATCGTCGACTTCGGCGCGTTCGTCGACCTCGACGGGATGGACGGCCTCATACACATCTCGGAGCTCTCGTGGAGCCATGTCAACCATCCGTCCGAGATCCTCGAGATCGGCCAGACCGTCAAGGTCAAGGTGCTCGACATCGACCGCGAGCGCCAGCGCATCTCGCTCGGCCTCAAGCAGACGCAGTCGGATCCGTGGCAGCAGGTGCTCGAGCACTACAGCGAGAACGACGTCGTCGAGGGGCGCGTCACGAAGGTCGTCACCTTCGGCGCGTTCGTCGAGATCCTGCCCGGCGTCGAAGGCCTCGTGCACATCTCCGAGCTGGCCCAGCACCACGTCGAGAACCCGCGCGAGGTCGTCTCGCAGGGCGATCCCGTCAACGTGCTCATCCTCGAGATCGACGGCGACCGCCGCCGCCTCTCGCTCTCGCTGAAACGGGTCGAGGAGGGCGCCGAGCCGCTGCCGCGCGCCGACGGCGGCGAGTCGGTGCACCTGACCCCGAACCTCCGGCTCTCCGAGGAGGCGTTCCCCACGAGCGGCGCCGTGACGGGCGATGACGCGGTCGCGCTGGCCGGGGCCGGTGAGGCGGAGATCGCCGAGGGCGCGGTCGCCGTCGTGAGCGACGCTCCCGCCGCGGCGGACGAGGCGGGCGCCGCGGAAGGGGACGCAGCCGCGATCGAGGCGCCGGCAACCACCGCAGCGGCCGCCGACGAGCCGGTCGCCGACGAGCCGGTCGCCGACCCCGACACGGCCGACGAGCCCGCCTAG
- the coaE gene encoding dephospho-CoA kinase (Dephospho-CoA kinase (CoaE) performs the final step in coenzyme A biosynthesis.): MSRPVAVAITGGIGAGKSSALAAFRAHGAATVSSDEIVHHLLARDDDVKTALVRRLGESILGEDGRPDRARIARVVFDDAEALAFLEALLHPLVSREYLQWREQLATVEPAPKVCVTEVPLLYESGGEARFDKVVVITAPRKLREQRRHAPLDNRDARLIDDREKVKRADFHYVNTGTFEDLDAFVAGVMAELTNDDP, encoded by the coding sequence TTGTCCCGCCCGGTCGCGGTCGCGATCACGGGCGGCATCGGCGCGGGCAAGAGCTCCGCGCTCGCCGCCTTCCGCGCCCACGGCGCGGCGACGGTCTCGAGCGACGAGATCGTGCACCATCTGCTCGCGCGGGACGACGACGTCAAGACCGCGCTCGTCCGGCGCCTCGGCGAGTCGATCCTCGGCGAGGACGGGCGCCCGGACCGCGCGCGCATCGCGCGGGTGGTGTTCGACGACGCCGAGGCGCTCGCGTTCCTCGAAGCGCTCCTGCACCCGCTCGTCTCGCGCGAGTACCTGCAGTGGCGGGAGCAGCTCGCCACGGTCGAGCCGGCCCCGAAGGTGTGCGTCACCGAGGTGCCGCTGCTGTACGAGTCGGGCGGCGAGGCGCGCTTCGACAAGGTCGTCGTGATCACCGCGCCGCGCAAGCTGCGGGAGCAGCGCCGGCACGCGCCGCTCGACAACAGGGACGCACGCCTGATCGACGATCGCGAGAAGGTCAAGCGGGCCGACTTCCACTACGTCAACACCGGCACGTTCGAGGATCTCGACGCCTTCGTCGCGGGCGTCATGGCGGAGTTGACGAACGACGACCCGTGA
- a CDS encoding lytic transglycosylase domain-containing protein, producing MRRLLVVAAVTAALGGMALVALRSEPELIQRLRYPLRYEQIVRTHSRNYDLDPSLLAAVIYTESKFDAGATSGAGAIGLMQLLPGTAQGIALRTGGKHFTVEDLYVPEINVRYGSWYLRTLLRRYGDERTALAAYHAGQGNVDRWRRRGLDIQFPETRDYVAKVERVKKVYASAYAAELGVR from the coding sequence GTGAGGCGCCTGCTCGTCGTCGCCGCCGTCACGGCCGCCCTCGGCGGCATGGCGCTCGTCGCTCTGCGCTCCGAGCCGGAGCTCATACAGCGGCTCCGCTACCCGCTGCGCTACGAGCAGATCGTGCGCACCCATTCGCGCAACTACGACCTCGACCCGTCGCTGCTCGCCGCCGTCATCTACACGGAGAGCAAGTTCGACGCGGGCGCGACGTCGGGGGCCGGCGCGATCGGCCTCATGCAGCTGCTTCCCGGCACCGCGCAGGGCATCGCGCTCCGCACCGGCGGCAAGCACTTCACGGTCGAGGATCTCTACGTCCCGGAGATCAACGTGCGCTACGGCTCGTGGTACCTGCGCACCCTGCTGAGGCGCTACGGCGACGAGCGCACGGCCCTTGCCGCCTACCACGCGGGCCAGGGGAACGTCGACCGCTGGCGCCGCCGCGGGCTCGACATCCAGTTCCCCGAGACCAGGGACTATGTCGCCAAGGTCGAGCGCGTCAAGAAGGTGTACGCGTCCGCCTACGCCGCCGAGCTGGGGGTGCGATAG
- a CDS encoding N,N-dimethylformamidase beta subunit family domain-containing protein, producing the protein MPATTRRGLLGGVAAALVGVALAPRAALGARALAPSLQRLSVRNLGRRYAGDRELFATVAPGSEGGGTVAVAFRLRRRATVRLEAVRTALRSSAVAWQQEAVLGAGAHRLTWTPTAGTPVGSYVMRLTIEESGRARKVLGGRRPLSADRQRAPVVRVLGVEAAFARRSYSPGEPMALTIFADAPALMLTFLHCGAEAVSTDRGDEMTGVPMGDPARLDWAGKRSGPVTITVQGGEGWASGLYAARLQADDGRVGFAPFVLRPKTLGATREAVVLPTNTWQAYNLYDRDGDGWGDTWYAGGSPAVDLTRPYRDRGVPPRYKRYDLGYLKWLQWTDRRPDMLADDDLEAFASGDDLRRLYDLVVFPGHSEYVSEHAYDVVERFRDLGGRLIFLSANNFFWKVEKQGDLMRRVKLWRDLGRPEARLCGVQYRANDGGGKQGPFSVVAAEAAPWLFEGTGLANGSTLGDTVGGYGIEIDMTTPDSPPGTKVLALIPSLFGPGLNAEMTYYETAAGARVFSAGALDFGGSATFWPVRRMLDNLWRHMLEDAPRAPA; encoded by the coding sequence GTGCCTGCCACGACCCGCCGCGGCCTGCTCGGCGGCGTCGCAGCCGCGCTCGTGGGCGTCGCGCTCGCGCCGCGCGCGGCGCTCGGCGCCCGCGCGCTGGCCCCGTCCCTGCAGCGGCTCTCGGTCCGCAACCTGGGCCGGCGCTACGCCGGCGACCGTGAGCTGTTCGCCACGGTCGCGCCGGGCAGCGAGGGAGGCGGCACCGTCGCCGTCGCGTTCCGGCTGCGCAGACGCGCCACCGTCCGGCTCGAGGCGGTGCGGACGGCGCTGCGCTCGAGCGCCGTGGCCTGGCAGCAGGAGGCCGTCCTCGGCGCCGGCGCACACCGGCTGACGTGGACGCCGACTGCGGGAACGCCGGTCGGCTCGTACGTGATGCGCCTCACGATCGAGGAGTCCGGACGCGCACGGAAGGTGCTCGGCGGGCGGCGCCCGCTGTCGGCCGACCGGCAACGCGCGCCGGTCGTGCGCGTGCTGGGCGTCGAGGCCGCGTTCGCACGGCGCTCGTACAGCCCCGGCGAGCCGATGGCGCTGACGATCTTCGCCGACGCTCCCGCGCTGATGCTCACGTTCCTGCACTGCGGCGCGGAGGCGGTGAGCACCGATCGCGGCGACGAGATGACGGGCGTCCCGATGGGAGATCCCGCCCGCCTCGACTGGGCGGGCAAGCGCTCGGGCCCGGTGACGATCACGGTCCAGGGCGGCGAGGGCTGGGCGAGCGGGCTCTACGCCGCCCGGCTGCAGGCCGACGACGGCCGCGTCGGCTTCGCGCCGTTCGTCCTGCGCCCGAAGACGCTCGGCGCGACCCGCGAGGCGGTCGTCCTGCCCACGAACACGTGGCAGGCCTACAACCTCTACGACCGAGACGGGGACGGCTGGGGCGACACGTGGTACGCAGGCGGCAGCCCCGCGGTCGACCTCACGCGCCCCTACCGCGACCGGGGCGTGCCGCCGCGCTACAAGCGCTACGACCTCGGCTACCTGAAGTGGCTGCAGTGGACGGATCGCAGGCCGGACATGCTCGCCGACGACGACCTCGAGGCGTTCGCGTCCGGCGACGACCTGCGGCGCCTCTACGACCTCGTCGTCTTCCCCGGTCACAGCGAGTACGTCAGCGAGCACGCATACGACGTCGTCGAGCGCTTCCGCGATCTCGGCGGCCGGCTGATCTTCCTGTCGGCGAACAACTTCTTCTGGAAGGTCGAGAAGCAGGGCGACCTCATGCGCCGGGTGAAGCTCTGGCGCGATCTCGGCCGGCCCGAGGCACGGCTGTGCGGCGTGCAGTACCGCGCCAACGACGGCGGCGGCAAGCAGGGGCCGTTCTCCGTCGTCGCGGCGGAGGCGGCCCCCTGGCTGTTCGAGGGCACCGGCCTCGCCAACGGGTCGACGCTCGGCGATACGGTCGGCGGCTACGGCATCGAGATCGACATGACGACGCCCGACTCGCCGCCCGGCACGAAGGTGCTGGCCCTGATCCCGAGCCTGTTCGGGCCGGGGCTGAATGCCGAGATGACCTACTACGAGACGGCGGCCGGGGCGCGCGTGTTCTCCGCGGGAGCGCTCGACTTCGGCGGCTCGGCGACCTTCTGGCCGGTCAGGCGGATGCTCGACAACCTCTGGCGCCACATGCTCGAGGACGCGCCGCGGGCACCTGCCTGA
- a CDS encoding N,N-dimethylformamidase beta subunit family domain-containing protein, protein MGRLLLLLLAVALLPAAPAAAGADTLSLSKEAFSPRGARSVRVEVTLERPLRVGVRLVQRGRPLGWLAAPQPRRFLSLRWHGRLNGSRLGDGRYEIEVVEPGTGRVLAARPLRVDTVAPQLRRLRAYTRSARPFHGDGALLTTISPNGDRLRDAAKVGFTLGERATVRFRVTRTLSSPTTVYEKTATLGPGRHAFTWFPPPGTPPRTYLVLLDVVDEAGNRRAYGATNAETGRRPASPVVRVLGVDAGFTRESYAPGETAMLRVETDAPSLDLQLFRAGPEDVPTYDDTFMNGVPLGDPVTLPWSSLDGPTTLPVPIGPWASGVYFARLTAPDGRIGFAPFVVRPAQLGSTRVAVVIPTNTWQAYNFRDEDGNGWGDTWYAKGAQSTVRLGRAFLRRGVPPQYRKYDLGFLRWLAQRGKQPDYLTETDLEVLDSGDTLARLYDLVVFGGHTEYVTPKEVDVVQRYRDLGGNLMFLSANNFFWQVRRSGGVLRRVRRWRDLGRPESALIGVQYRANDDGRMQRPYVVRGAEAAPWLFQGTGLATGSTFGEELGGYGIEIDATTAASPPGTIVLAEIRDLYGPGFTAQMTYYETPAGARVFAAGTIDFGGTALLPSVSRMLDNLWNRLSAP, encoded by the coding sequence ATGGGCCGTCTCCTCCTTCTCCTCCTCGCCGTCGCGCTGCTCCCGGCGGCGCCCGCCGCCGCCGGCGCAGATACGCTCTCGCTCTCGAAGGAGGCCTTCTCGCCGCGGGGGGCCCGAAGCGTCCGGGTCGAGGTGACGCTCGAGCGGCCGCTGCGCGTCGGCGTGCGACTCGTCCAGCGCGGACGACCACTCGGGTGGCTCGCGGCGCCGCAGCCCCGCCGCTTCCTCTCGCTGCGCTGGCACGGGAGGCTGAACGGCTCCCGCCTCGGCGACGGGCGCTACGAGATCGAGGTCGTCGAGCCCGGCACGGGGCGCGTGCTCGCCGCCCGGCCGCTGCGGGTCGACACGGTTGCGCCGCAGCTCCGCCGCCTGCGCGCGTACACGCGCTCGGCACGCCCGTTCCACGGAGACGGCGCGCTCCTCACCACGATCTCGCCGAACGGCGACCGCCTGCGCGACGCCGCCAAGGTGGGCTTCACGCTCGGCGAGCGCGCAACGGTGCGCTTCCGCGTCACGCGCACGCTCAGCTCGCCCACGACCGTGTACGAGAAGACGGCCACGCTCGGGCCCGGCCGGCACGCGTTCACCTGGTTCCCGCCGCCGGGCACGCCGCCGAGGACGTACCTCGTGCTGCTCGACGTGGTCGACGAGGCAGGCAACCGGCGCGCCTACGGTGCCACGAACGCCGAGACCGGACGGCGGCCGGCATCGCCCGTCGTGCGCGTGCTCGGCGTCGACGCCGGCTTCACGCGCGAGAGCTACGCGCCCGGAGAGACGGCGATGCTGCGCGTCGAGACCGACGCGCCCTCGCTCGACCTCCAGCTCTTCCGCGCCGGGCCCGAGGACGTGCCGACCTACGACGACACGTTCATGAACGGCGTCCCGCTCGGCGACCCGGTGACCCTGCCGTGGTCGAGCCTCGACGGCCCGACGACCCTGCCCGTCCCGATCGGGCCGTGGGCGTCGGGCGTCTACTTCGCCAGGCTGACGGCGCCCGATGGTCGCATCGGCTTCGCGCCCTTCGTCGTCCGCCCCGCCCAGCTCGGGTCGACGCGCGTCGCGGTGGTCATCCCGACCAACACGTGGCAGGCGTACAACTTCCGCGACGAGGACGGCAACGGCTGGGGCGACACGTGGTATGCGAAGGGAGCGCAGAGCACCGTCCGCCTCGGCCGCGCGTTCCTGCGCCGCGGCGTGCCGCCTCAGTACCGCAAATACGACCTCGGCTTCCTGCGCTGGCTCGCCCAGCGCGGCAAGCAGCCCGACTACCTGACCGAGACGGATCTCGAGGTGCTCGACAGCGGCGACACGCTCGCCCGCCTCTACGACCTCGTCGTCTTCGGCGGCCACACCGAGTACGTGACGCCGAAGGAGGTCGACGTCGTGCAGCGCTACCGCGATCTCGGCGGCAACCTCATGTTCCTGTCGGCGAACAACTTCTTCTGGCAGGTGCGACGCTCCGGGGGCGTGCTGCGGCGCGTTCGCAGGTGGCGTGACCTCGGCCGCCCCGAGTCGGCGCTGATCGGCGTCCAGTACCGCGCCAACGACGACGGCAGGATGCAGCGGCCGTACGTCGTCCGCGGCGCCGAGGCTGCGCCGTGGCTGTTCCAGGGCACGGGCCTGGCGACGGGTTCCACCTTCGGAGAGGAGCTCGGCGGCTACGGGATCGAGATCGACGCGACGACAGCGGCCAGCCCGCCCGGCACGATCGTCCTGGCCGAGATCCGGGATCTCTACGGCCCCGGCTTCACCGCGCAGATGACCTACTACGAGACGCCGGCGGGAGCAAGAGTGTTCGCCGCCGGCACGATCGACTTCGGCGGAACGGCGCTGCTGCCGTCGGTCTCGCGCATGCTCGACAACCTCTGGAACAGGCTCAGCGCCCCGTAG
- the uvrB gene encoding excinuclease ABC subunit UvrB — protein MPDLRVTAAYRPTGDQPKAIAELTASLRAGNRFQTLLGATGTGKTATMAWIIEQLQRPALVIAHNKTLAAQLCNEFREFFPDNAVEYFVSYYDYYQPEAYVPQADLYIEKDSSRNDDIDRLRHAATSSLLSRRDVVIVASVSCIYGLGSPEEYEKRVVILHVGEQHDRDALLRKLVDTQYVRNDTLLGRGRFRVKGDVIEVQPAYAETAYRISMFGDEVEQITHFDPLTGEVYAKLDTLTLFPATQYVTSKPTIEAAMDGIRAELDAQIARFESEGRMLEAHRIRQRTEYDMEMMKELGFCNGIENYSRILEGRPPGSAPSTLLDYFPSDFVCFIDESHQTVPQIGGMYEGDRSRKQTLVDFGFRLPSALDNRPLRFDEFLQKVGQAVFVSATPGAYELRESAVVSEQLIRPTGIVDPEVEVRATRNQIDDLLGEIRRREEMGERVLVTTLTKKMSEDLTDYLLEAGVKARYLHSEIDTLERIQVIRELRLGEYDVLVGVNLLREGLDLPEVSLVAILDADKEGFLRGKTALLQTIGRAARNVNGRVVLYADKVTEAIEGALGETNRRRATQLAYNAEHGITPESISKGVSDIAEFLSLESPTVPGRRRRGKAKVEGMDRGEMEKLVITLEEEMFAAAEELRFEYAAKLRDEIKELRRELQALAETR, from the coding sequence GTGCCCGACCTGCGCGTCACGGCCGCCTACCGGCCCACGGGAGACCAGCCGAAGGCGATCGCGGAGCTGACGGCGTCGCTGCGGGCAGGCAACCGCTTCCAGACCTTGCTCGGCGCCACCGGCACCGGCAAGACGGCGACGATGGCATGGATCATCGAGCAGCTGCAGCGGCCGGCGCTCGTGATCGCGCACAACAAGACGCTCGCCGCGCAGCTCTGCAACGAGTTTCGGGAGTTCTTCCCCGACAACGCCGTCGAGTACTTCGTCTCCTACTACGACTACTACCAGCCCGAGGCGTACGTCCCGCAGGCCGACCTCTACATCGAGAAGGACTCGTCCCGCAACGACGACATCGACCGGCTGCGCCACGCCGCCACCTCGTCGCTGCTCTCCCGCCGCGACGTCGTCATCGTCGCGTCCGTCTCCTGCATCTACGGCCTCGGCTCGCCGGAGGAGTACGAGAAGCGCGTCGTCATCCTGCACGTGGGCGAGCAGCACGATCGCGACGCGCTGCTGCGCAAGCTCGTCGACACCCAGTACGTGCGCAACGACACGCTGCTCGGGCGCGGGCGCTTCCGCGTCAAGGGCGACGTGATCGAGGTGCAGCCGGCGTACGCCGAGACCGCCTATCGCATCTCGATGTTCGGCGACGAGGTGGAGCAGATCACGCATTTCGACCCGCTCACGGGCGAGGTGTACGCCAAGCTCGACACGCTCACCCTGTTCCCGGCGACGCAGTACGTGACCTCGAAGCCCACGATCGAGGCGGCGATGGACGGCATCAGGGCCGAGCTCGACGCGCAGATCGCGAGGTTCGAGTCGGAGGGCCGCATGCTGGAGGCGCACCGGATCCGCCAGCGCACCGAGTACGACATGGAGATGATGAAGGAGCTCGGCTTCTGCAACGGCATCGAGAACTACTCGCGCATCCTCGAGGGCAGGCCTCCCGGCTCGGCACCGAGCACGCTGCTCGACTATTTCCCGTCCGATTTCGTCTGCTTCATCGACGAGTCGCACCAGACGGTGCCGCAGATCGGCGGCATGTACGAGGGCGACCGCTCGCGCAAGCAGACGCTCGTCGACTTCGGCTTCCGGCTTCCGTCGGCGCTCGACAACCGGCCGCTGCGCTTCGACGAGTTCCTGCAGAAGGTCGGGCAGGCGGTGTTCGTGTCGGCGACGCCGGGCGCGTACGAGCTGCGGGAGTCGGCGGTGGTGTCGGAGCAGCTGATCCGGCCGACGGGGATCGTCGATCCGGAGGTGGAGGTGCGCGCGACGCGCAACCAGATCGACGATCTGCTGGGTGAGATCCGGCGCCGCGAGGAGATGGGCGAGCGGGTGCTGGTGACGACGCTGACGAAGAAGATGTCGGAGGATCTGACGGACTACCTGCTCGAGGCGGGGGTCAAGGCGCGCTATCTCCATTCGGAGATCGACACGCTGGAGCGGATCCAGGTCATTCGCGAGCTGCGCCTCGGCGAGTACGACGTGCTCGTCGGGGTGAACCTGCTCCGTGAGGGGTTGGACCTGCCGGAGGTGTCGCTGGTGGCGATCCTCGACGCCGACAAGGAGGGGTTCCTGCGCGGGAAGACCGCGCTGCTGCAGACGATCGGCCGCGCGGCGCGGAACGTGAACGGCAGGGTCGTGTTGTATGCCGACAAGGTGACGGAGGCGATCGAGGGCGCGCTCGGCGAGACGAACCGCCGCCGTGCGACGCAGCTCGCCTACAACGCCGAGCACGGGATCACGCCGGAGAGCATCAGCAAGGGCGTGTCGGACATCGCGGAGTTCCTCTCGCTGGAGTCGCCGACGGTGCCGGGTCGCCGACGGCGTGGCAAGGCGAAGGTGGAGGGGATGGACCGTGGCGAGATGGAGAAGCTCGTGATCACGCTCGAGGAGGAGATGTTCGCGGCCGCGGAGGAGCTCCGCTTCGAGTACGCCGCCAAGCTGCGCGACGAGATCAAGGAGCTGCGGCGCGAGCTGCAGGCGCTGGCCGAGACTCGTTGA